One stretch of Maylandia zebra isolate NMK-2024a linkage group LG13, Mzebra_GT3a, whole genome shotgun sequence DNA includes these proteins:
- the gsta.1 gene encoding glutathione S-transferase 3: MSEKPVVYYFNGRGKMESIRWLLTVAEVEFDEVLLTTREQYEKLLDDGALMFQQVPLVEMDGMKLIQTKAILNYIAEKYNLHAKDPKERVMINMYSEGLTDLMEMIMILPFTPDPKPKLDNIQSKAKERYLPVYEKALTGPVYLVGGKLSLADVLLLECTLMLEEKFPDILKDFPNVKSFQGRMTQIPAISRFLQPGSKRKPPPDEKYLKNVVEVLNLKLPL; the protein is encoded by the exons ATGTCCGAAAAACCTGTGGTGTACTATTTTAACGGGAGAGGGAAGATGGAGTCAATCCGCTGGCTTTTAACTGTTGCAGAAGTCGAG TTCGATGAAGTGCTTCTGACAACTCGGGAGCAGTATGAAAAACTCCTTGATG ATGGGGCGCTCATGTTTCAACAGGTCCCTTTGGTGGAAATGGATGGCATGAAGCTCATTCAGACAAAAGCAATCCTGAATTACATCGCAGAGAAGTACAATCTGCATGCAAAGGATCCCAAAGAACGAGTCAT GATCAACATGTATTCTGAGGGATTGACAGACCTCATGGAAATGATTATGATCCTCCCCTTCACCCCAGATCCCAAACCCAAATTGGACAACattcaaagcaaagcaaaggagCGCTACCTTCCTGTGTATGAAAAG GCTCTGACTGGACCCGTGTACCTGGTGGGAGGTAAACTAAGCCTTGCTGATGTGCTGCTTCTTGAATGCACCCTGATGCTGGAGGAGAAATTTCCAGACATTTTGAAAGACTTCCCCAATGTCAAG TCCTTTCAGGGCAGGATGACACAAATCCCCGCCATCAGCAGGTTTCTGCAGCCGGGCAGCAAGAGGAAGCCGCCGCCAGATGAAAAATACTTGAAGAATGTTGTGGAAGTCTTAAACCTCAAGTTGCCACTTTAA
- the cilk1 gene encoding serine/threonine-protein kinase ICK isoform X2 produces the protein MKENLYQLMKDRTRLFPESTVRNIMFQILQGLAFIHKHGFFHRDMKPENLLCMGPELVKIADFGLAREIRSRPPYTDYVSTRWYRAPEVLLRSTSYSSPIDQWAVGCIMAELYTLRPLFPGSSEVDTIFKICQVLGTPKKNDWPEGYQLASAMNFRWPQCVPSNLKTLIPNASPEAIHLMTDLLQWDPKKRPASAQALRYSYFHVGQALGTPQQILEQGRPQPSRVPMQTPLQSQQMLQQQPLLLKPVPPSQPPPPNQHCSPSRPLQQVQHSPASAAAQAAAYQRHTELVREQQQPKHILKQEQTEGTPQSHLPYIVDKTLQCKQTRQEPENANLLSYQLKPKGGGGRRRWGHGTGHLKGDDWDDYEETDLTSISILGKSNFSTQKSRQGEGTPSRYGNILDFSRPTGNEDAPLNLNKTASYQEPSRTASAKQHYLRQSRYLPGISTKKNVAINASKDFTGSHLWGSSSIPFGGTLPSRGAHGTNTVPGGYMPSFYKKDSGSAGHRGHQGPSVETTASNYATWRSGRSQMNTSANMPSTNKSTPGLLPRPPLQTIHGRTDWSAKYGHR, from the exons ATGAAGGAGAATTTGTACCAGCTCATGAAAGACAG GACCCGGTTATTTCCTGAATCTACTGTAAGAAATATCATGTTTCAGATACTTCAGGGGCTCGCCTTCATTCATAAACATG GTTTTTTCCACAGGGATATGAAGCCAGAGAATCTTCTGTGCATGGGCCCAGAGCTGGTGAAAATAGCTGACTTTGGGCTTGCCCGAGAGATCAGATCTCGACCGCCTTACACGGATTATGTTTCAACTAGAtg GTACCGAGCTCCAGAGGTGCTCCTCAGATCCACATCCTACAGTTCACCTATAGACCAGTGGGCAGTTGGCTGCATTATGGCAGAGCTGTATACCCTCAGGCCTCTTTTCCCAGGATCCAGTGAAGTAGACACCATATTCAAGATTTGCCAAGTCTTGGGTACACCAAAGAAG AATGATTGGCCCGAGGGATATCAGCTGGCCAGTGCTATGAATTTCCGTTGGCCTCAGTGTGTTCCCAGTAATCTGAAGACACTGATCCCAAATGCAAGTCCTGAAGCCATCCATCTGATGACCGACCTGCTGCAGTGGGATCCCAAGAAGAGACCAGCGTCTGCCCAG gctCTCAGGTATTCGTACTTCCATGTTGGCCAAGCTTTGGGGACGCCTCAGCAGATCTTGGAGCAGGGCAGGCCTCAGCCGAGCCGTGTGCCAATGCAGACTCCTTTACAGTCTCAACAGATGTTGCAGCAGCAGCCTCTGCTGCTTAAGCCTGTGCCCCCCTCCCAGCCTCCTCCTCCCAACCAACACTGCTCGCCCTCCAGGCCTCTTCAGCAGGTCCAGCACTCCCCTGCATCGGCAGCCGCCCAGGCTGCAGCGTACCAGCGGCACACAGAGCTGGTgcgagagcagcagcagccaaaGCACATCCTGAAGCAGGAGCAGACTGAGGGAACGCCGCAGAGCCATCTTCCTTACATCGTTGACAAGACTCTCCAGTGCAAG CAAACGAGGCAGGAGCCAGAAAATGCAAACCTGCTGAGCTATCAGTTGAAacctaaaggaggaggagggcggCGGCGGTGGGGCCACGGCACAGGGCACCTCAAGGGTGACGACTGGGACGACTACGAAGAAACTGATCTGACGTCTATAAGTATTCTTGGGAAAAGTAACTTCTCCACACAGAAGTCGAGGCAGGGAGAGGGCACGCCGAGCAG ATATGGAAATATTCTGGATTTTAGCCGACCCACTGGAAATGAAGATGCACCTTTAAACCTGAACAAGACTGCATCCTATCAAGAGCCATCAAGAACTGCCTCTGCTAAGCAACATTATTTGAGGCAGTCGAGATATTTACCTG GCATTAGTACAAAGAAGAACGTGGCCATAAATGCCAGTAAAGACTTCACTGGAAGCCATCTTTGGGGCAGCAGTAGTATTCCATTCGGAGGGACTCTGCCGAGTAGAGGCGCTCACG GCACAAATACAGTCCCAGGTGGATACATgccatctttttacaaaaaagacAGCGGCTCTGCCGGTCACAGAGGGCATCAGGGTCCTTCAGTGGAGACAACAGCATCAA ATTATGCAACATGGCGGTCTGGCCGGAGCCAGATGAACACGTCTGCCAACATGCCATCGACCAACAAAAGCACCCCGGGTCTGCTGCCTCGCCCGCCGCTGCAGACTATTCATGGGCGAACGGACTGGTCTGCCAAATACGGACACCGCTAG
- the cilk1 gene encoding serine/threonine-protein kinase ICK isoform X1 has protein sequence MNRYTTIRQLGDGTYGSVILGRSLESGELVAIKKMKRKFYSWEECMNLREVKSLKKLNHANVIKLKEVIRENDHLYFIFEYMKENLYQLMKDRTRLFPESTVRNIMFQILQGLAFIHKHGFFHRDMKPENLLCMGPELVKIADFGLAREIRSRPPYTDYVSTRWYRAPEVLLRSTSYSSPIDQWAVGCIMAELYTLRPLFPGSSEVDTIFKICQVLGTPKKNDWPEGYQLASAMNFRWPQCVPSNLKTLIPNASPEAIHLMTDLLQWDPKKRPASAQALRYSYFHVGQALGTPQQILEQGRPQPSRVPMQTPLQSQQMLQQQPLLLKPVPPSQPPPPNQHCSPSRPLQQVQHSPASAAAQAAAYQRHTELVREQQQPKHILKQEQTEGTPQSHLPYIVDKTLQCKQTRQEPENANLLSYQLKPKGGGGRRRWGHGTGHLKGDDWDDYEETDLTSISILGKSNFSTQKSRQGEGTPSRYGNILDFSRPTGNEDAPLNLNKTASYQEPSRTASAKQHYLRQSRYLPGISTKKNVAINASKDFTGSHLWGSSSIPFGGTLPSRGAHGTNTVPGGYMPSFYKKDSGSAGHRGHQGPSVETTASNYATWRSGRSQMNTSANMPSTNKSTPGLLPRPPLQTIHGRTDWSAKYGHR, from the exons ATGAATAGATACACTACCATCAGACAGCTCGGGGATGGCACCTACGGCTCAGTCATCCTCGGCCGCAGTCTGGAGTCGGGGGAACTAGTTGCCATTAAGAA AATGAAAAGGAAGTTCTACTCCTGGGAAGAATGCATGAACCTCCGTGAAGTGAAG TCCTTAAAGAAGCTGAACCATGCTAACGTGATCAAGCTTAAGGAGGTAATTCGGGAAAATGATCACCTCTACTTTATATTTGAGTACATGAAGGAGAATTTGTACCAGCTCATGAAAGACAG GACCCGGTTATTTCCTGAATCTACTGTAAGAAATATCATGTTTCAGATACTTCAGGGGCTCGCCTTCATTCATAAACATG GTTTTTTCCACAGGGATATGAAGCCAGAGAATCTTCTGTGCATGGGCCCAGAGCTGGTGAAAATAGCTGACTTTGGGCTTGCCCGAGAGATCAGATCTCGACCGCCTTACACGGATTATGTTTCAACTAGAtg GTACCGAGCTCCAGAGGTGCTCCTCAGATCCACATCCTACAGTTCACCTATAGACCAGTGGGCAGTTGGCTGCATTATGGCAGAGCTGTATACCCTCAGGCCTCTTTTCCCAGGATCCAGTGAAGTAGACACCATATTCAAGATTTGCCAAGTCTTGGGTACACCAAAGAAG AATGATTGGCCCGAGGGATATCAGCTGGCCAGTGCTATGAATTTCCGTTGGCCTCAGTGTGTTCCCAGTAATCTGAAGACACTGATCCCAAATGCAAGTCCTGAAGCCATCCATCTGATGACCGACCTGCTGCAGTGGGATCCCAAGAAGAGACCAGCGTCTGCCCAG gctCTCAGGTATTCGTACTTCCATGTTGGCCAAGCTTTGGGGACGCCTCAGCAGATCTTGGAGCAGGGCAGGCCTCAGCCGAGCCGTGTGCCAATGCAGACTCCTTTACAGTCTCAACAGATGTTGCAGCAGCAGCCTCTGCTGCTTAAGCCTGTGCCCCCCTCCCAGCCTCCTCCTCCCAACCAACACTGCTCGCCCTCCAGGCCTCTTCAGCAGGTCCAGCACTCCCCTGCATCGGCAGCCGCCCAGGCTGCAGCGTACCAGCGGCACACAGAGCTGGTgcgagagcagcagcagccaaaGCACATCCTGAAGCAGGAGCAGACTGAGGGAACGCCGCAGAGCCATCTTCCTTACATCGTTGACAAGACTCTCCAGTGCAAG CAAACGAGGCAGGAGCCAGAAAATGCAAACCTGCTGAGCTATCAGTTGAAacctaaaggaggaggagggcggCGGCGGTGGGGCCACGGCACAGGGCACCTCAAGGGTGACGACTGGGACGACTACGAAGAAACTGATCTGACGTCTATAAGTATTCTTGGGAAAAGTAACTTCTCCACACAGAAGTCGAGGCAGGGAGAGGGCACGCCGAGCAG ATATGGAAATATTCTGGATTTTAGCCGACCCACTGGAAATGAAGATGCACCTTTAAACCTGAACAAGACTGCATCCTATCAAGAGCCATCAAGAACTGCCTCTGCTAAGCAACATTATTTGAGGCAGTCGAGATATTTACCTG GCATTAGTACAAAGAAGAACGTGGCCATAAATGCCAGTAAAGACTTCACTGGAAGCCATCTTTGGGGCAGCAGTAGTATTCCATTCGGAGGGACTCTGCCGAGTAGAGGCGCTCACG GCACAAATACAGTCCCAGGTGGATACATgccatctttttacaaaaaagacAGCGGCTCTGCCGGTCACAGAGGGCATCAGGGTCCTTCAGTGGAGACAACAGCATCAA ATTATGCAACATGGCGGTCTGGCCGGAGCCAGATGAACACGTCTGCCAACATGCCATCGACCAACAAAAGCACCCCGGGTCTGCTGCCTCGCCCGCCGCTGCAGACTATTCATGGGCGAACGGACTGGTCTGCCAAATACGGACACCGCTAG
- the tmem14a gene encoding transmembrane protein 14A, protein MALDWIGFSYAAAIAFGGFMGYKRKGSVMSLMAGLVFGGLSAFGAYNITSDPKDIKVSLLSSGVLAVIMGMRYKNSGKLMPAGIMTGLSLLMVFRLLLLIV, encoded by the exons ATGGCGTTGGACTGGATTGGCTTCAGCTATGCTGCAGCCATTGCTTTTGGAGGATTTATGGGATACAAGAGAAAAG GCAGCGTGATGTCCCTGATGGCTGGTCTAGTTTTTGGCGGATTATCCGCTTTCGGTGCCTACAACATAACGAGTGACCCAAAGGACATCAAGGTGTCACTGC tgtCCTCGGGAGTTCTCGCAGTCATCATGGGAATGAGATACAAGAACTCTGGGAAATTAATGCCAGCTGGAATAATGACAGGGCTAAG CTTGTTGATGGTGTTTCGCCTCTTACTTCTGATCGTCTGA
- the LOC101469751 gene encoding glutathione S-transferase A2 translates to MGERVVLHYFNGRGKMESIRWLLTVAEVEFDEKFLDTREEYLKLVNDGKLMFQQVPLVEIDGMKLVQTKAILNYLAEKYNMHGKDLKDRVMINMYSEGLMDLMEMIMVLPFNPDPTAKLEEIEKKAKERYFPVFEKALTGPVYLVGGKLSLADVLLVECTLMLEEKCVGILKDFSAVKSFQGRMIQIPAINRFLQPGSKRKPPPGENYAKAVIEIFQIKI, encoded by the exons ATGGGTGAAAGAGTTGTGCTGCACTATTTCAATGGGAGAGGGAAGATGGAGTCTATTCGCTGGCTTTTAACAGTCGCAGAAGTCGAG TTTGATGAGAAGTTTTTGGACACCCGCGAAGAGTATTTAAAACTCGTAAATG ATGGAAAGCTCATGTTTCAACAGGTGCCATTGGTGGAAATCGATGGCATGAAGCTCGTTCAGACAAAAGCCATCTTAAATTACCTCGCCGAGAAGTACAACATGCATGGAAAGGACCTCAAAGACCGTGTCAT gatcAACATGTACTCCGAGGGACTGATGGACCTCATGGAAATGATTATGGTGCTGCCCTTCAATCCAGACCCCACAGCCAAACTGGAAGAGATTGAGAAAAAAGCAAAGGAACGCTACTTTCCTGTGTTTGAAAAG GCTCTGACCGGACCCGTGTACCTGGTGGGAGGCAAACTAAGCCTCGCAGATGTGCTGCTGGTTGAATGCACCCTGATGCTAGAGGAGAAATGCGTTGGGATTCTCAAAGACTTCTCTGCTGTTAAG TCTTTCCAGGGCAGGATGATCCAAATCCCTGCCATCAACAGGTTTCTGCAGCCAGGCAGTAAGAGGAAGCCACCCCCGGGTGAAAACTATGCAAAGGCTGTCATAGAAATCTTCCAGATcaaaatataa